Proteins from a genomic interval of Musa acuminata AAA Group cultivar baxijiao chromosome BXJ1-9, Cavendish_Baxijiao_AAA, whole genome shotgun sequence:
- the LOC135585064 gene encoding uncharacterized protein LOC135585064 yields the protein MIDKYSEKRLVTRSVMPSGDKHHPLFVKKVALRELPNESRNINNKPPIKSLPKESVKQLTPDSRKVAGIKRQQPDAPPSPSSYQPQGKISPLANIVYTRRKLETEQGKMGDFVNINHAESPESRKLSNNCTKIPNMPKNLIQEAKASYPSHVSDAVTSLAASSVGLSFPHVHGKPISRLTGPEPLDSVSAAGCSFTADPHKVNNEGWKDRFLRLQMFLKTCDQANQEDYIQMLRSLSAVGRSRHAVELEKRAIHLLLEEGKELQRMKVLNVLGTPSNDHASTPSQAPFSLASRAPES from the exons ATGATCGATAAATATAGTGAAAAGAGATTGGTTACTAGAAGTGTCATGCCTTCAGGTGACAAACATCATCCTCTTTTTGTTAAGAAAGTGGCTTTAAGGGAGTTGCCTAATGAATCTAGGAATATTAACAACAAGCCACCTATAAAGTCTCTTCCCAAAGAGTCTGTGAAGCAACTCACCCCCGATTCTAGGAAGGTGGCTGGGATTAAGAGGCAGCAACCTGATGCTCCACCCAGTCCTTCCAGTTATCAGCCCCAAGGGAAAATTTCTCCACTTGCAAATATTGTTTATACTCGTAGAAAGCTCGAAACAGAACAAGGCAAGATGGGTGATTTTGTCAATATCAATCATGCTGAATCTCCAGAATCAAGGAAGCTTAGCAACAACTGCACAAAAATACCAAATATGCCGAAAAATTTGATTCAGGAAGCTAAGGCGAGTTATCCATCACATGTTTCTGATGCAGTTACTTCCTTGGCTGCCTCATCTGTGGGACTATCATTTCCCCATGTTCATGGGAAACCCATCTCTAGATTAACAGGTCCAGAACCACTAGATTCAGTGTCTGCTGCTGGGTGTTCTTTCACTGCTGACCCTCACAAAGTGAATAATGAAGGTTGGAAAGACAGGTTCCTTAGGCTGCAGATGTTCCTAAAGACCTGTGATCAGGCAAACCAGGAAGATTATATACAAA TGCTTCGATCTCTATCTGCCGTTGGCCGAAGTAGGCATGCTGTGGAACTGGAGAAAAGAGCAATACATCTGTTGTTGGAGGAAG gcAAGGAGTTGCAACGTATGAAAGTTCTTAATGTTTTGGGTACACCTTCAAATGATCATGCATCCACTCCAAGTCAGGCACCCTTTTCTCTTGCAAGCAGAGCTCCAGAGTCATAA